From Parasteatoda tepidariorum isolate YZ-2023 chromosome 1, CAS_Ptep_4.0, whole genome shotgun sequence, one genomic window encodes:
- the LOC107454642 gene encoding uncharacterized protein translates to MYIFVCLMCGGLLYDGLMRVSVISFVNILQERLGYLKLKMWYFSVFLLMLHVVCFTQGRDICQISHYRQCRYSKDGETFAFPKTAEEMVPKCSALNSMLECLINYKYACSNTTIYSVRTVKKFQNAVNTFCDSNSTWYKGVVKYGNCYQNVINNLPKNFTAECFKKIRSYIDPAYLNFDGSDRNKQKCYYTIEMSSCIAEQISKECGEAARELCLHFIREAGPWDSICFTDDDDVTRLMQSLNFRYDPETTEEEFANLLHMEDTKF, encoded by the exons ATGTATATATTTGTTTGTCTAATGTGTGGTGGTCTACTGTATGATGGTTTAATGCGCGTATCAGTCATTtcatttgtgaatattttacaaGAACGACTTGGATATCTAAAGCTAAAAATGTGGTACTTCAGCGTCTTTCTATTAATGCTGCATGTtg TATGCTTTACCCAAGGAAGAGACATATGCCAGATAAGTCACTATAGGCAGTGCCGATATTCAAAGGATGGAGAAACATTCGCATTTCCAAAAACCGCTGAGGAAATGGTACCAAAATGCTC AGCGCTAAACTCCATGTTGGAATGTCTAATCAATTATAAGTATGCCTGTTCAAATACTACAATCTATAGTGTgagaactgttaaaaaatttcaaaatgcagtCAATACATTTTGTGACAGCAATTCTACTTGGTACAAAG gaGTTGTAAAATATGGCAATTGCTATCAAAACGTTATAAACAATTTACCGAAGAATTTCACTGCCGAGTGTTTCAAGAAGATACGAAGTTACATAGATCCAGCTTATTTGAACTTTGATGGCAGTGATCGAAATAAACAAAAGTGCTA CTATACTATTGAAATGTCAAGCTGTATTGCTGAACAGATTTCTAAGGAATGTGGAGAGGCAGCTCGAGAATtatgtttgcattttattaGAGAAGCAGGACCATGGGACAGCATTTGTTTCACCGATGACGACGACGTCACGAGGCTGatgcaaagtttaaattttcgttATGACCCAGAAACCACAGAAGAAGAATTTGCTAATCTTTTGCACATGGAAGACACAAAGTTCTAA
- the LOC107454639 gene encoding uncharacterized protein translates to MWFLTTFLLLCAVWFGNGENICDSSVRDVCQLPKQDQKLMFPKTAKTLERLCLNYIPFAECLVNYQEKCPSPEMPTMELTSSVLKAARTFCNNDSVWFKGVVHYGNCFEIFQSRLPRDFTENCRNKIEMGTKLAYLNDPNNHPELNRCYNTIEVASCLAEKLSKDCGKASKELALHLIREIGPWNVVCIDYQKEAFKLMKDLNFTFDPETSEEEFAALLQSEIRSEMD, encoded by the exons ATGTGGTTTCTAACTACTTTTCTCTTGTTATGCGCTg tGTGGTTTGGAAATGGGGAAAATATATGTGACTCATCTGTCAGAGATGTATGTCAGCTGCCAAAACAGGATCAAAAGTTGATGTTTCCGAAAACAGCCAAAACTCTGGAGAGGCTTTGCTT AAATTACATACCTTTTGCTGAATGTTTAGTTAATTATCAAGAAAAATGCCCTTCGCCAGAAATGCCAACTATGGAATTAACGTCATCTGTATTGAAAGCTGCCAGAACATTTTGTAATAATGACTCAGTATGGTTTAAag GAGTGGTACACTACGGAAactgtttcgaaatttttcaatcaaGGTTACCAAGGGATTTCACTGAGAATTGccgaaataaaatagaaatgggCACGAAGCTGGCATATTTAAATGATCCTAATAATCATCCAGAACTTAATAGATGCTa TAACACTATCGAAGTTGCAAGTTGCTTAGCTGAAAAGCTATCCAAGGATTGCGGAAAAGCCTCTAAAGAATTAGCACTGCATCTGATACGAGAAATTGGACCATGGAATGTTGTTTGTATAGATTACCAGAAAGAGGCCTTTAAGTTGATGAAAGATTTGAATTTCACTTTTGATCCAGAAACTTCAGAAGAAGAATTTGCTGCTCTGTTGCAAAGCGAAATAAGGAGTGAAATGGATTGA
- the LOC139426627 gene encoding protein FAM200C-like translates to MLDEVLSENGSWQDNLLLNNLKNKICEHLEVLQVSLKKYFNLDEIKIKDELWIRHPFLCDIDCIDDMNLAKDELIDLRTKSLLKMDFDSKTLGEFWSSVKEAYPLLVKRAISAIIPLATVYLNEAGLSTVVTIKT, encoded by the coding sequence atgttggaCGAAGTGCTTTCTGAAAATGGATCTTGGCAAGATAATTTGTTactgaataacttaaaaaataaaatctgtgaaCACCTGGAAGTACTTcaagtttcattgaaaaaatattttaatttggatgagataaagataaaagatgaGTTGTGGATTCGTCATCCTTTTCTTTGTGATATTGACTGTATCGATGATATGAACCTTGCCAAAGATGAGCTTATTGATCTTAGAACAAAGTCCTTgctaaaaatggatttcgaTTCAAAAACACTCGGAGAGTTCTGGTCTTCTGTGAAAgaagcctacccattgcttgtaaagcgaGCTATTTCAGCTATAATTCCGTTAGCTACAGTGTATCTTAACGAAGCCGGACTTTCCACAgttgtgacaataaaaacataa